From one Paenibacillus terrae HPL-003 genomic stretch:
- a CDS encoding RidA family protein, protein MKKTIATEKAPGAIGPYSQAVEAGGFIYTSGQLGLNPATGEFGKDVQEQARLSLSNVQAILEAAGSSLNQVVKATVFLKDMNDFVSVNEVYSSFFEQPYPARSAVEVARLPKDALVEIEVIALKGE, encoded by the coding sequence ATGAAAAAAACAATTGCCACTGAAAAAGCGCCCGGCGCTATCGGACCCTATAGCCAAGCTGTAGAGGCGGGCGGTTTTATTTACACCTCAGGACAGCTTGGACTGAATCCGGCAACAGGTGAGTTCGGTAAAGATGTACAGGAGCAGGCTCGTCTGTCCTTGAGCAACGTACAAGCTATTCTGGAAGCGGCTGGGAGCAGCCTGAACCAAGTCGTGAAAGCGACCGTATTCCTGAAAGATATGAACGACTTTGTCAGCGTAAATGAAGTATACAGCTCTTTCTTCGAACAGCCGTATCCGGCTCGTAGTGCGGTGGAGGTAGCTCGTCTGCCGAAGGATGCACTGGTGGAGATTGAAGTGATCGCCTTGAAAGGCGAATAG
- a CDS encoding bile acid:sodium symporter family protein, protein MKGLEKVGKFVGGTFSIWVILFACLGLFFPAAFTGLKGYIQLFLGIVMFGMGLTLSSADFREIFRRPVDVAIGVVGHYLIMPFLAFALALVLQLQPDIAVGVILVGCCPSGTASNVMTLLSKGDVALGVSIASVSTLIAPLATPAMFSLLAGRWMNIDANSLIMDILVVVIVPIVLGVIVKSLFRKQAEASVKALPLVSTLAIVLIVAIVVAGSRGKILETGPIIFAAVILHNGIGFLLGYWFAKLFGMNLSKRKAVTLETGMQNSGLGAALAAAHFNPVAAVPSAIFSVWHNISGSLLATWFSRREEKDSTAGNN, encoded by the coding sequence ATGAAAGGATTGGAGAAAGTAGGGAAGTTCGTAGGAGGAACCTTTTCGATCTGGGTTATTTTATTTGCGTGTCTGGGATTATTCTTTCCTGCGGCGTTTACAGGGCTGAAAGGATACATACAGCTATTCCTTGGCATCGTGATGTTCGGTATGGGGCTGACGCTGTCTTCGGCTGATTTTCGTGAAATATTCCGGCGTCCGGTTGATGTGGCTATTGGTGTAGTCGGACATTATCTGATCATGCCGTTTTTGGCGTTTGCATTGGCGTTGGTGTTGCAGTTGCAGCCAGATATTGCTGTTGGCGTTATTTTGGTAGGCTGTTGCCCAAGCGGCACCGCGTCCAACGTAATGACCCTTTTATCAAAAGGAGACGTGGCGCTGGGAGTATCCATTGCTTCAGTGTCGACGCTGATTGCGCCACTGGCAACCCCGGCCATGTTCAGCCTGCTTGCTGGGCGATGGATGAATATTGATGCAAATTCGCTGATTATGGATATTCTCGTCGTGGTTATTGTACCGATTGTGCTGGGGGTTATCGTCAAATCGCTGTTTCGCAAACAGGCCGAAGCAAGTGTCAAGGCACTGCCGCTCGTATCGACGCTGGCTATTGTGCTGATCGTGGCGATTGTGGTCGCGGGCAGCAGAGGCAAGATTTTGGAAACCGGCCCGATTATTTTTGCTGCGGTGATTTTGCATAACGGCATCGGGTTCCTGCTCGGGTATTGGTTTGCCAAGCTGTTCGGCATGAATCTGTCCAAACGCAAAGCCGTTACACTGGAAACAGGGATGCAAAATTCCGGGCTGGGCGCTGCGCTGGCAGCGGCCCATTTTAATCCGGTTGCTGCTGTTCCGAGTGCAATTTTCAGCGTGTGGCACAACATTTCCGGCTCGCTGCTTGCGACCTGGTTTTCCCGTCGGGAAGAAAAGGACAGCACAGCCGGGAACAATTGA
- a CDS encoding MarR family winged helix-turn-helix transcriptional regulator: protein MTASRKDKKTLQKSSPSVCTCINLRRSSMAVTGLYDRYLAPSGLNISQFSLLKHLTVLGPVSVSELALEMRLDRTTLVRNLKALEQSGYVEDTSAEGSRNRCLTLTGSGKAVYNDAAELWEEAQFFLQESLGGGDLQILTALLSKIEKLSL from the coding sequence ATGACTGCGTCAAGGAAGGACAAAAAAACATTGCAGAAGAGCTCGCCCTCAGTCTGCACATGTATTAATCTGCGCCGTTCCTCGATGGCTGTAACAGGGCTGTATGACCGGTATCTGGCTCCGAGTGGACTCAATATCAGCCAGTTCTCGCTGCTCAAGCACTTAACGGTGCTGGGACCGGTAAGCGTAAGCGAATTAGCGTTGGAGATGCGGCTCGACCGTACCACGCTTGTACGCAATTTGAAGGCACTGGAGCAAAGCGGGTATGTGGAGGATACATCCGCTGAGGGAAGCCGGAACCGCTGCCTCACTCTGACGGGAAGTGGAAAAGCGGTATATAACGATGCAGCAGAGCTATGGGAGGAGGCGCAGTTTTTTTTGCAGGAGTCACTGGGAGGCGGCGATTTGCAGATATTGACCGCACTGTTATCCAAAATTGAAAAATTGAGCCTGTGA
- a CDS encoding tryptophan-rich sensory protein — translation MSRSHSLKWWNIIAFIAVIVINILASTLPIGGRSTAAVSNMYPTLLTPAGYAFSIWSVIYLLLACFVVYQATSAGQTKTSVQSIGAFFILSCIFNMIWIFLWQYVYVELCVIVIILYLLSLSVVYVRTRTPQPTLGEMWFVKLPFSLNLGWVSVATIINITVALEKNEWSGWGLSDTTWALIILFMGTVLAIMVSFPYRDSIYPLVFVWAYVAIAIEHPNNENVRLAAFILAAIILVYSLWLFFARNRDRD, via the coding sequence ATGTCACGAAGCCATTCATTGAAATGGTGGAATATCATTGCATTTATCGCTGTCATCGTCATTAACATTCTGGCTTCCACACTTCCCATCGGCGGAAGAAGCACCGCTGCCGTATCCAATATGTACCCTACCCTGCTGACACCTGCGGGTTATGCCTTTTCCATCTGGTCGGTTATTTACTTGCTGCTTGCCTGCTTTGTTGTGTATCAGGCTACATCGGCAGGACAAACCAAGACGAGCGTTCAGTCTATCGGGGCTTTCTTTATTTTAAGCTGTATCTTCAACATGATCTGGATTTTTTTGTGGCAGTATGTATATGTAGAACTGTGTGTGATCGTCATTATACTGTACTTACTCTCTCTGTCTGTCGTATATGTACGCACTCGTACGCCGCAACCAACCCTCGGAGAAATGTGGTTCGTCAAGCTGCCGTTCAGTCTGAACCTTGGCTGGGTATCCGTCGCTACCATCATCAACATCACGGTGGCACTGGAAAAGAACGAGTGGAGCGGCTGGGGACTCAGCGATACTACATGGGCGCTCATCATCCTGTTCATGGGCACCGTGCTTGCTATCATGGTCAGCTTCCCATATCGTGACAGCATTTATCCACTTGTGTTCGTGTGGGCTTACGTCGCCATCGCCATCGAGCATCCGAACAATGAGAACGTGCGGTTGGCTGCATTCATTCTGGCCGCAATCATCCTGGTGTACTCGCTTTGGCTGTTCTTTGCCCGTAACCGGGACCGAGACTAA
- a CDS encoding sensor histidine kinase has translation MQFSMMFLMNLGMLIAVAYVANVIYKYGLSRTSSRFQYISSVLLVVFGGWVSSCFGFNFSETVIFDLRFVPLIIAALVYPRSYTLIIIGVAIGLTRFTFGVNMAAWAGFLNMSILGVLCAGLNYWMRRSTCRLIIKASVTILAVNIVNTLNIAFLGVIPWHYYVAEVVPLTLPIGIVLSFLFALILRDFQMEQMRNYQIIQANQLLSEQRDELQKTKIILEERAKQLMVASQYKSDFMATMSHELRTPLNSIINLAQIINEQGKELDEDELYQYSELIYASGHDLLQLINDILDLSKVEAGRMEIVSEPVSVREIAQLMMMHFEVTAKDKKLEFSLREHGDIPDEIRSDPKRVQQILRNLLSNAFKFTHEGRVLLEISTQHLERKGQEGDWVVFAVKDTGIGISKLQQHVIFEAFQQANGSINRKYGGTGLGLSISRDLSRLLGGFIRLESEEDKGSIFSLYLPMCPSEIKEAGEQPFKLA, from the coding sequence ATGCAATTTTCAATGATGTTTCTAATGAATCTGGGGATGCTGATTGCTGTTGCCTATGTGGCGAATGTGATTTATAAATATGGGTTAAGCCGTACCTCTTCGCGATTTCAATATATCAGTTCGGTACTACTGGTGGTATTTGGTGGATGGGTTAGCTCTTGCTTCGGTTTTAACTTTAGCGAGACGGTTATTTTTGATCTGCGCTTTGTGCCGTTAATTATCGCGGCGTTGGTGTATCCCCGCTCCTATACGCTTATAATTATCGGGGTAGCGATCGGGCTTACGAGATTTACCTTCGGTGTGAATATGGCAGCGTGGGCCGGCTTTCTGAATATGAGCATTCTGGGCGTGCTGTGCGCCGGATTGAACTACTGGATGCGCCGTTCCACCTGCCGTCTGATTATTAAGGCATCGGTGACTATTTTAGCGGTTAATATCGTAAATACGTTGAATATTGCCTTTCTGGGCGTCATTCCATGGCACTATTATGTGGCGGAAGTTGTTCCTCTCACTTTGCCTATCGGCATTGTACTCAGCTTTTTATTTGCGCTGATTTTACGTGATTTTCAGATGGAGCAGATGCGTAATTATCAGATTATACAGGCGAATCAGCTATTATCAGAGCAGCGTGATGAGTTACAGAAGACGAAAATCATTTTGGAAGAACGGGCCAAGCAGTTAATGGTGGCTTCCCAATATAAATCCGATTTTATGGCAACGATGTCGCATGAACTGCGTACACCACTTAATAGCATTATTAATCTGGCGCAGATCATCAACGAGCAGGGAAAAGAACTGGATGAGGACGAGCTTTACCAGTACAGCGAGCTGATCTATGCCTCGGGGCATGATTTGCTCCAGTTGATCAATGATATTCTGGACTTGTCTAAAGTTGAGGCTGGACGGATGGAAATCGTCAGTGAGCCGGTCAGCGTGCGCGAGATTGCGCAGTTGATGATGATGCATTTTGAAGTCACTGCCAAGGACAAGAAGCTTGAATTCAGCTTGAGGGAGCATGGCGATATACCGGATGAAATTCGATCCGATCCCAAACGTGTGCAGCAAATTTTGCGCAATCTGTTGTCTAATGCTTTTAAGTTCACTCATGAAGGACGTGTATTGCTGGAAATCAGCACTCAGCATCTGGAACGGAAGGGGCAGGAGGGAGATTGGGTTGTATTTGCGGTAAAAGATACGGGCATCGGTATTTCCAAGCTTCAGCAGCATGTTATTTTTGAGGCATTCCAGCAGGCAAACGGTTCGATTAACCGCAAATATGGAGGAACTGGGCTGGGACTGTCGATTAGCCGCGATTTATCTCGCTTGTTGGGCGGTTTTATCCGTTTGGAGAGTGAGGAGGACAAGGGAAGCATATTTTCCCTGTACCTGCCCATGTGTCCGTCTGAAATCAAGGAGGCGGGCGAACAGCCGTTTAAATTAGCCTGA
- a CDS encoding NAD(P)H-binding protein, which yields MERKAVVVGATGLVGGYVVRELLVQKEYSRVMVVGRRPLKIKHPKLEQALIDWEQPQEAAFAFEGVDDVFCCLGTTMKKAGSKEQFRQVDLDYPVLTARLGKEAGAVQMLAISSMGADPDSRVFYNRTKGEAEEALADIGLPALHLFRPSLILGTRPERRFGEAAAAVVMKALDGVMTGKLASYRAIPASVIARAMVRIALAHASGVHIYPNDIIRVIGAELTPGEDEPGTETGADKNV from the coding sequence GTGGAACGTAAAGCGGTCGTTGTGGGTGCAACGGGGCTTGTCGGGGGTTATGTTGTACGGGAGCTGCTGGTGCAAAAGGAATACAGCCGCGTCATGGTTGTGGGCAGACGTCCGCTGAAAATCAAGCATCCCAAGCTGGAGCAGGCACTTATCGACTGGGAGCAGCCGCAGGAAGCGGCATTCGCCTTCGAGGGGGTTGATGATGTTTTTTGCTGCCTCGGGACGACGATGAAAAAGGCTGGCTCCAAGGAGCAGTTTCGTCAGGTGGATCTGGACTATCCGGTTCTGACCGCCCGGTTGGGCAAAGAGGCCGGTGCGGTGCAGATGCTCGCCATCTCCTCAATGGGAGCGGACCCGGATTCGCGCGTGTTTTACAACCGTACGAAGGGTGAGGCTGAGGAGGCGCTTGCCGATATTGGCTTGCCTGCGTTGCATTTGTTCCGTCCGTCGCTGATTTTAGGCACAAGGCCCGAACGTCGTTTTGGCGAAGCCGCCGCCGCTGTGGTGATGAAGGCACTGGATGGCGTGATGACAGGCAAACTGGCTTCCTACCGCGCCATCCCGGCCTCGGTGATCGCACGGGCTATGGTACGAATCGCTCTCGCGCATGCGAGTGGCGTACATATTTATCCGAACGATATCATTCGGGTCATCGGAGCTGAGCTGACACCCGGTGAGGATGAACCCGGCACAGAAACGGGTGCCGATAAAAATGTGTAA
- a CDS encoding (Fe-S)-binding protein, which yields MAVPVPDMRELIAAEMKTYVSEDKGNFCEELQSPYYEEPIIQFAAANDPLFEEYKRVVGPDHATPQEAFERTLGTGSFDGGTVVSVVLPISETIRKANRAQKARASREWALLRTFGDEYFVRSARQHLAGYLTGLGYRAVAPLDTDWYSIHGAAGGPVSNWSERHIAYAAGLGTFSINDGFITEKGIAIRLLSVVTDLQVPPDARASSNLSHTGNCLLCSKGICGVCITRCPVQAISKEGGHDKIACMKFVYGEESRKWAVLNGGEAESGAGCGLCQTKVPCESRNPMRTAR from the coding sequence ATGGCAGTGCCCGTACCGGACATGAGAGAACTCATCGCAGCCGAGATGAAAACCTATGTGAGCGAAGACAAGGGCAATTTCTGTGAAGAATTGCAGAGCCCTTACTACGAGGAGCCGATTATTCAATTTGCTGCGGCCAATGATCCTTTGTTTGAGGAGTATAAAAGAGTGGTGGGCCCCGACCATGCTACGCCGCAGGAAGCCTTCGAACGGACCCTAGGCACAGGAAGCTTTGATGGAGGCACCGTTGTCAGTGTTGTGCTGCCAATCAGCGAGACGATCCGCAAGGCCAATCGTGCGCAAAAAGCAAGAGCCTCCAGAGAGTGGGCGCTGCTGCGGACCTTTGGCGATGAATATTTTGTGCGTTCGGCAAGGCAGCATTTGGCGGGATATCTGACCGGGCTTGGTTACCGCGCGGTGGCGCCGCTGGATACGGATTGGTACAGCATCCACGGTGCCGCAGGTGGTCCGGTCTCTAACTGGTCGGAACGGCATATCGCGTATGCAGCCGGCCTTGGCACCTTCAGTATCAACGACGGCTTCATCACCGAGAAAGGAATTGCCATCCGCCTGCTGTCTGTAGTAACAGATCTGCAGGTGCCGCCTGATGCCAGAGCGTCCTCGAACCTGAGCCATACCGGGAACTGCCTGTTGTGCAGCAAAGGCATCTGCGGTGTGTGCATTACCCGCTGCCCTGTGCAGGCCATCAGCAAGGAAGGCGGCCATGACAAAATCGCCTGCATGAAATTTGTGTACGGTGAGGAATCCCGTAAATGGGCAGTGTTAAACGGTGGTGAGGCTGAATCGGGTGCCGGCTGCGGACTTTGCCAGACCAAGGTGCCCTGCGAAAGCCGGAATCCGATGCGGACCGCTCGCTAG
- a CDS encoding HD domain-containing phosphohydrolase — MPIYKRFIQYVILNYIIGSLIAVLLVGAIFVFSTLNVAPYEFLGLIKIIAFSSIIMIACETLVFRMHLGPVRHFFLDKWTTFEDVEAMYIRIHRLPNLSVLRIMGPHLLGFSIPAAGMAIWMIHTGQLTLPFYYVGIACIGACLVASMHAMIEFFLTMRAIRPLLVEIRDRTYQRYGINISLRGRVLLSLRHKFQLSATLIGAFPLFLFCLATQIRLERLDEAPSSSYWVWAGTILLFGVAFAYLGGWLLTREIEQPIHHLLEKMNEVKEGRLNDKARDLYSDEFAKLVEGFNIMVEGLKEREDKNCQLLESYFATLAAALDARDTYTAGHSLRVAEYSVIIGRRGGLNETELDLLRKTALLHDIGKIGVADAVLLKDGKLTDEEFDQIKMHPVMGESILRQVEPAYAMAPFLPGVRSHHERYDGKGYPDQLCGEDIPLFGRIIAVADAYDAMTSDRPYRKGMPREKAVMILEEGKGTQWDPYFAELFVDEWRRNKGIMS; from the coding sequence TTGCCGATCTATAAGCGCTTTATTCAGTATGTTATCCTGAACTATATTATAGGTTCGTTGATCGCTGTTCTGTTGGTAGGCGCGATTTTTGTATTTTCCACGTTAAATGTAGCCCCTTATGAATTTTTAGGTCTTATAAAGATCATTGCTTTTTCCAGTATCATTATGATTGCTTGTGAAACGCTGGTATTTCGGATGCACCTGGGACCGGTTCGTCATTTTTTTTTGGATAAGTGGACGACGTTCGAGGATGTAGAAGCGATGTATATACGGATTCACCGTCTGCCTAATCTGTCTGTGTTACGTATTATGGGACCGCATTTGCTCGGTTTTTCCATCCCGGCAGCTGGTATGGCCATATGGATGATTCATACTGGACAGCTCACCTTGCCCTTCTATTATGTGGGGATTGCCTGTATAGGGGCTTGTCTGGTTGCTTCGATGCATGCGATGATTGAATTTTTCTTGACGATGAGGGCGATCCGTCCGTTGCTGGTAGAAATTAGAGACCGGACTTATCAGAGATATGGAATTAACATATCGCTTCGGGGGCGGGTGCTACTATCGCTTCGGCACAAATTTCAGCTGAGTGCAACGTTGATTGGTGCTTTTCCACTGTTTTTATTTTGCCTGGCTACGCAGATTCGGCTGGAACGTCTGGATGAGGCGCCTTCCAGCTCCTATTGGGTATGGGCGGGCACGATTTTACTATTTGGTGTGGCCTTCGCTTATCTGGGCGGATGGCTGTTAACCCGTGAGATTGAGCAGCCAATTCACCATTTGCTGGAAAAAATGAACGAAGTGAAGGAAGGCCGTCTGAACGATAAGGCTAGAGATTTGTACTCTGACGAGTTTGCGAAGCTGGTTGAAGGCTTTAACATCATGGTTGAGGGATTGAAGGAACGGGAAGACAAAAACTGTCAGCTATTGGAGAGCTATTTTGCCACCTTGGCGGCAGCGCTGGATGCGAGAGATACCTATACCGCAGGGCATTCTTTGCGTGTGGCTGAATATTCGGTGATTATTGGGCGAAGGGGCGGCTTGAACGAGACGGAGCTCGATCTTTTGCGCAAAACAGCATTACTGCATGATATCGGTAAAATCGGTGTGGCCGATGCCGTGCTGCTCAAGGATGGTAAGCTGACGGACGAGGAATTTGACCAGATTAAAATGCACCCGGTTATGGGAGAAAGCATTCTCCGACAAGTGGAGCCAGCCTATGCCATGGCTCCTTTTTTGCCCGGTGTGCGTTCGCACCATGAGCGTTATGATGGCAAAGGATATCCAGACCAGCTCTGCGGGGAAGATATCCCGCTGTTTGGAAGGATCATTGCCGTAGCGGATGCGTATGATGCGATGACGTCTGATCGCCCATACCGGAAGGGTATGCCGAGGGAAAAAGCGGTTATGATATTGGAAGAGGGAAAAGGAACCCAGTGGGACCCTTACTTTGCCGAATTATTTGTCGATGAATGGCGCCGGAACAAAGGCATCATGAGTTGA